The Metabacillus schmidteae genome has a segment encoding these proteins:
- a CDS encoding DUF3231 family protein, with amino-acid sequence MENKTNIRLTAAEMSVLWTQYINDSASVCVVSHFLQKVEDEEVRPILEFALTKSKNNLTFLKDFFQKERFPIPVGFTKEDVNKDAPRLFSDTFSLIYLRNMSILGMGATSGAIGFSTRTDVIAFFKTVLKTAVGLQDLTRDLMLKQGTYVRPPYISVPDKVDFVGKQHFLAGFMGDKRPLTAHEITMLFNNIQTNAIGKTLIMGFAQTAKTKEVKNYFLRGKRIAQKHIDIFSDILKKEDLPAPMTWDTALTDTTVSIFSDKLMMFHVSAMIAAGIGNYGASMSGSPRRDLALRYASLVPEIGLYAEDGANIMISHSWLEEPPQTDDRDQIIKGK; translated from the coding sequence TGTTATGGACGCAATATATAAATGATTCTGCTTCAGTGTGTGTCGTAAGTCATTTCCTTCAAAAAGTAGAAGATGAAGAAGTTCGTCCTATACTTGAATTTGCACTTACTAAATCAAAGAATAATCTTACTTTTCTAAAAGATTTTTTTCAAAAAGAGCGTTTTCCGATACCGGTTGGATTTACAAAAGAAGATGTGAATAAGGATGCTCCACGTTTATTTTCTGATACCTTTTCTCTTATATATTTGAGAAATATGTCCATTTTAGGTATGGGTGCAACGAGTGGAGCAATTGGTTTTTCAACTAGAACTGATGTCATAGCATTTTTTAAGACTGTGCTTAAAACAGCAGTTGGGTTACAAGATTTAACGAGAGACTTAATGTTAAAGCAAGGAACATACGTAAGACCTCCATATATCTCAGTACCGGATAAAGTAGACTTTGTCGGGAAACAACATTTTTTAGCTGGGTTTATGGGAGATAAAAGGCCATTAACAGCACATGAAATTACCATGTTATTTAATAATATCCAAACAAATGCAATCGGGAAAACGTTAATTATGGGGTTTGCACAAACAGCTAAAACAAAAGAAGTGAAAAATTACTTTTTAAGAGGAAAACGAATTGCTCAAAAACATATAGATATTTTCAGTGATATTTTAAAGAAAGAGGATTTGCCTGCACCGATGACATGGGATACCGCACTGACTGATACAACGGTTTCTATATTTTCAGACAAACTTATGATGTTTCATGTTTCCGCAATGATTGCTGCGGGAATTGGCAATTATGGTGCGTCTATGTCGGGTAGTCCAAGGAGAGACCTTGCACTAAGATATGCATCCTTAGTACCGGAAATTGGACTATATGCAGAAGATGGTGCAAATATTATGATTAGTCATAGTTGGCTTGAAGAACCGCCACAAACAGATGACCGAGACCAGATTATT